A stretch of the Aphis gossypii isolate Hap1 chromosome 2, ASM2018417v2, whole genome shotgun sequence genome encodes the following:
- the LOC114127375 gene encoding 40S ribosomal protein S20, producing MDLEFKDVENTPTDQKRHKIRITLTSKNIKSLESVCSEMIADIKKRKLPVKGPVRMPTKFLRITTRKTPCGEGSKTWDRFQMRIHKRVIDLKCPSDKVKQITSVNLEPGVIAEVSIASE from the exons ATG GATTTGGAATTTAAAGATGTGGAAAACACTCCTACTGATCAAAAGAGGCACAAAATCCGTATCACATTGACTTCCAAGAACATCAAAAGTTTGGAAAGTG TGTGCTCCGAGATGATTGCCGATATTAAGAAGAGGAAACTGCCAGTTAAAGGACCAGTACGTATGCCAACAAAATTCTTGCGTATCACAACTAGGAAAACACCTTGTGGTGAAGGTTCAAAGACATGGGACAGATTCCAAATGAGAATTCACAAGAGGGTGATCGATTTAAAATGCCCAAGCGATAAAGTCAAACAAATCACCAGTGTCAACCTCGAACCTGGTGTAATTGCTGAAGTTAGCATTGCTAGCGagtga